The following are encoded together in the Gadus chalcogrammus isolate NIFS_2021 chromosome 2, NIFS_Gcha_1.0, whole genome shotgun sequence genome:
- the LOC130376294 gene encoding uncharacterized protein LOC130376294 isoform X2 has protein sequence MAMSPKYLLRVYIATDVAVKVTLNERPTSVDELIGILKDKAKPRLDFEFTLQYEDPDFGGELCCLVDVEDLPEKGTLRVVRSESDLSSCGSSDTDILPHVPVSQRQKTWPDVFPVPTFSYKVEHVLQEGNSVFESSGKTLKLSRAQKHNIIENMASLMYSFKPYPSDRDVGMAADALINAHPCLKELGSASGWYGWKISLKFKMGNYRTRLARAGCKEVSVNTGKRSRNNPEKAHPHSNIKKARRAEVNFLPNFPRGQNEDSLEEMRIEMKAEVDRADRNLQSIEKLMQTTFALRRQEIVQGDPLVKDFLERWPALQVQSQVCAEFHRITNINLRNQFYCELDRHIQQLIELYRQKAARTGRVAGALRDILQYYETEDVQDINMKRTVALRALSVYLREEDTQFFKTWNTEESEEPDIEDTPIGIVTMIRERSASPVHFSPVSTAIVVEDEFIMRDIATFADAYVLLFGLVYVLHLDYPKKLVGTFTFIQKVLMGLDDGAPLKPTLLSLKNDLLTV, from the exons ATGGCCATGTCCCCAAAGTACCTTCTTCGTGTCTACATAGCTACTGATGTGGCTGTGAAAGTGACTTTGAATGAGAGGCCAACATCAGTTGATGAGCTCATCGGCATCTTGAAAGACAAAGCTAAGCCAAGGCTGGACTTTGAATTCACGTTACAGTATGAGGATCCGGACTTCGGAGGAGAGCTCTGCTGTTTGGTTGATGTAGAAGACCTGCCAGAGAAGGGCACGCTTAGAGTTGTTAGATCAGAAAGTGACCTAAGTTCATGTGGTAGTTCAGACACAGATATCCTGCCTCACGTGCCTGTAAGCCAACGGCAAAAAACATGGCCTGATGTTTTCCCTGTCCCAACTTTTTCGTATAAAGTTGAACATGTCTTGCAAGAGGGGAACAGTGTTTTTGAGAGCTCTGGAAAGACTCTAAAATTAAGCagagcacaaaaacacaacattatagAGAACATGGCCTCCTTAATGTACTCTTTTAAACCGTACCCAAGCGACAGGGATGTAGGCATGGCAGCTGACGCCCTGATTAACGCTCACCCATGTCTGAAAGAGCTGGGGTCTGCGAGTGGGTGGTACGGATGGAAAATTAGCCTGAAATTTAAAATGGGAAATTACCGTACTAGGCTGGCAAGAGCTGGATGCAAGGAGGTGTCCGTAAATACAGGGAAAAGAAGCAGGAATAATCCAGAGAAAGCACATCCCCACTCGAACATTAAAAAAGCCAGAAGGGCTGAAGTAAACTTTCTCCCAAACTTCCCAAGAGGACAAAACGAGGACAGTTTGGAGGAAATGAGAATAGAGATGAAAGCTGAAGTTGATAGAGCCGACAGAAACCTACAATCAATAGAGAAACTCATGCAGACAACCTTTGCACTTCGTCGTCAGGAAATTGTTCAGGGAGACCCATTGGTGAAGGACTTTCTGGAGAGATGGCCTGCCCTTCAGGTCCAATCAcag GTCTGTGCTGAGTTCCACAGGATCACCAATATAAATTTACGGAACCAGTTTTATTGTGAACTAGATCGGCACATTCAACAGCTCATAGAACTTTACAGACAGAAGGCAGCTCGTACTGGAAGGGTGGCAGGAGCACTGCGAGACATCCTACAGTATTATGAAACTGAG GATGTGCAGGATATCAACATGAAACGCACTGTGGCCCTTCGTGCTCTCTCAGTATACCTGCGGGAAGAGGACACACAGTTTTTCAAGACTTGGAAC ACTGAGGAATCAGAGGAGCCAGACATCGAGGACACACCCATTGGTATTGTCACGATGATCAGAGAAAGAAGTGCATCTCCCGTTCACTTCAGTCCCGTATCCACAGCCATTGTGGTGGAAGATGAATTCATCATGAGGGACATTGCCACGTTTGCCGATGCATATGTGTTACTGTTTGGGCTGGTGTATGTGTTACATCTCGACTACCCAAAGAAGCTTGTTGGCACCTTCACTTTCATACAAAAGGTTCTAATGGGGTTGGATGACGGTGCACCCCTGAAACCTACTCTGCTCTCTTTGAAAAATGACCTGCTTACAGTGTAG
- the LOC130376294 gene encoding uncharacterized protein LOC130376294 isoform X1 has translation MEWKCKLCIVSADTRAQLFRHYRLKHSHYSRVSPLPCLHDSCICTFLSFNALKIHLSRFHRDVCRPSASHTAQAERAAFTCSVCNLKQPFSQETLFTHLRGHLKKRETITCPFKNCNYSTNVYSSFNTHKSRIHANSSDFSDEIVSTENATVNAADLDYEDNFLSQHADSFDNPEDDSVCDSSQLRAQLRHNLSSLFLKMQTVLHVSDMATQEIVDHLSQIFSLSQPLIRDTVKETLQRHDISITEATLNDLVNEVMNTNIFVSATTKGEEMSTKKRRKKFVEKNFPVVKPVQYELEPGCRVAYVPILQVIQEMFKHTDILERIKETKVSQKGHYTSHQDGLYFQKNNLLSSLELSLPIVLYIDDIEIANPLGTSRKIHKLCSVYWVLADLPLKYRSALHVIQLAAICKVPDVQKYGYKTVLRPLLQDLCTLEQDGVFIESLGQSVQGTVLCVVSDNLAAHALAGFMQSFRAGHICRFCNATRDQILSHEVGDGEFCLRTKASHDRNLLTVMQGDQSHSVVGVKGDCVLNESLRHFHTTTGFPPDILHDLFEGIVPVELALCIQEMIRLKYLTLEGLNRKIMSFQYENSDKVNRSRPISKTFARKRSIGGNGHENSTLLRLLPLMIGHTVPDGDGAWTILMDLKDIVELVLSPTFDDESIDYLKTKIQDHRRLLQEVFPEFRLLPKHHYLEHYPDLRRCFGPLVHLWTMRFEGKHRFFKRVIHDTQNFKNVVKTLATRHQHMVSYYLSAPSFFKPHQQASNVSSVLVSVLPDVAQQYIRQKTDSSVIYSTSNIILDGTMYDVGRFVSVGQEGGLPQFSRIEQILLVNSDVMFLCREHKSCYIEHLRSYKLYPGNLTVNNILELNDSLPLSAYHVEGQLLLTPKRYIQLNRK, from the coding sequence ATGGAGTGGAAGTGCAAATTGTGTATTGTGTCTGCAGACACCCGGGCACAGTTATTCCGGCACTATCGCTTGAAACACAGCCATTACTCTAGAGTTAGCCCTCTACCATGTCTCCATGACTCTTGTATTTGTACATTTCTGTCCTTTAATGCCTTGAAAATTCATTTGTCACGGTTTCACAGAGATGTGTGTAGACCCAGTGCAAGTCACACAGCACAAGCAGAAAGGGCAGCTTTTACCTGTTCTGTGTGTAACTTGAAACAGCCCTTCTCACAAGAAACATTGTTCACTCATTTAAGGGGCCATTTAAAAAAACGTGAGACAATAACATGCCCATTTAAAAACTGTAACTACAGCACTAATGTGTATTCTTCTTTTAATACACACAAAAGTAGGATACATGCAAATAGTTCAGACTTTAGTGATGAGATAGTTTCAACAGAAAATGCTACTGTAAATGCTGCTGACCTTGATTATGAAGATAATTTCCTATCCCAGCATGCAGACTCATTTGATAATCCTGAGGATGACAGTGTATGTGACTCCAGTCAGTTGAGAGCCCAGTTGCGCCATAATCTCTCCTCATTATTCCTTAAGATGCAAACTGTTCTCCACGTTTCTGACATGGCAACTCAGGAAATAGTTGATCATCTCAGTCAGATATTTTCCTTGTCTCAGCCTCTCATCAGGGATACTGTAAAGGAGACACTACAGAGGCATGATATCTCTATTACTGAAGCTACCCTGAATGATTTAGTAAATGAGGTTATGAACACAAATATTTTTGTCAGTGCCACAACTAAAGGGGAGGAGATGTCAACCAAAAAACGAAGAAAAAAATTTGTTGAAAAAAATTTCCCTGTTGTGAAGCCAGTGCAGTATGAGTTGGAGCCTGGATGCAGAGTAGCCTATGTCCCTATTCTCCAGGTGATCCAGGAAatgtttaaacacacagacatcctgGAAAGAAtaaaggaaacaaaggtgtcACAAAAAGGCCATTACACGAGCCACCAAGATGGTTTATATTTTCAAAAGAATAATTTGTTGTCTTCCTTAGAACTCTCACTGCCAATTGTATTGTACATTGATGATATTGAAATTGCTAATCCTTTAGGCACTTCAAGAAAAATTCACAAACTGTGCTCAGTTTACTGGGTGCTTGCAGATCTTCCACTTAAATACAGATCAGCGCTGCATGTTATTCAGCTAGCAGCCATTTGTAAGGTCCCTGATGTCCAGAAGTATGGATACAAAACAGTTCTCCGTCCTTTGTTACAAGACCTTTGCACTCTTGAACAAGACGGTGTGTTCATCGAGTCTCTTGGCCAGTCAGTTCAAGGTACTGTTCTTTGTGTTGTGTCTGACAACCTGGCAGCACACGCATTAGCAGGCTTCATGCAATCCTTCCGTGCAGGACACATTTGTCGTTTTTGCAATGCCACACGAGACCAGATTCTGTCTCATGAAGTTGGAGACGGTGAATTTTGTCTGAGGACCAAAGCTAGTCATGACCGTAATTTGCTGACTGTTATGCAAGGGGATCAGAGTCACAGTGTAGTTGGTGTCAAAGGGGATTGTGTCTTGAATGAGAGTTTACGGCATTTTCACACAACCACTGGCTTCCCACCAGATATTTTACATGACCTTTTTGAGGGCATTGTGCCGGTAGAATTGGCCCTCTGCATTCAGGAGATGATAAGGCTTAAATACTTAACTCTCGAGGGACTAAACAGAAAAATCATGTCATTCCAATACGAAAACTCGGATAAAGTTAACAGATCACGGCCAATTTCAAAGACCTTTGCCAGAAAGCGGTCAATTGGTGGTAATGGTCATGAGAACAGCACATTGTTGCGACTACTGCCATTGATGATAGGCCATACAGTTCCTGATGGAGATGGGGCTTGGACTATATTGATGGATTTAAAAGATATTGTCGAACTAGTCCTGTCCCCAACATTTGATGATGAATCTATTGACTATTTGAAGACCAAGATTCAGGATCACAGACGACTGCTTCAGGAGGTTTTCCCTGAGTTCAGACTGCTTCCTAAGCATCACTATTTAGAGCACTACCCAGATCTCAGACGTTGTTTTGGACCCCTTGTCCATTTGTGGACTATGAGATTTGAAGGAAAGCATAGGTTTTTCAAGCGTGTAATACACGATACACAAAACTTTAAGAATGTGGTGAAAACCCTAGCAACACGGCATCAGCACATGGTATCATACTACCTCAGTGCACCCTCATTCTTTAAACCACACCAGCAGGCATCAAATGTCTCTTCAGTCTTGGTCTCAGTCCTTCCAGATGTTGCTCAACAGTACATTAGACAAAAAACAGACAGCAGTGTCATATACAGCACATCAAACATCATTTTGGATGGCACCATGTATGATGTTGGGAGGTTTGTATCTGTGGGACAAGAGGGAGGACTGCCTCAGTTTAGCAGGATTGAGCAGATCCTACTTGTTAACAGTGATGTAATGTTTCTATGCAGGGAACACAAGTCATGTTACATTGAACACTTGAGATCGTACAAACTGTACCCTGGAAATTTAACAGTCAACAACATATTAGAGCTTAATGACAGCTTACCGCTCTCAGCGTACCATGTTGAAGGACAACTTCTGTTGACACCCAAGCGCTACATACAGCTGAACAGAAAGTAA